A region from the Haloarcula limicola genome encodes:
- the proS gene encoding proline--tRNA ligase encodes MSGEQELGITESKEHSPGEWYAEVVQKAGLADYAPMGGFIVTRPRGYAIWERIQDNLDGWFKDTGVENAYFPMFIPESYLEREKDVVEGFDPEVAWVTHGGNEELEERLAVRPTSESIIAPFMADWTRSHRDLPMRLNQWCSVVRWEATETKPFFRTKEFLWQEGHTAHTDEEGAWDETMTRLEQYARLYEDVMALPPLKGRKPEHDKFPGAHTTTSIEALMPDGKSVQAATSHYLGTSFAEAFDITYADADEDENTAHTTSWGISWRAMGALIMTHSDDQGLVLPPALAPDQVVVVPIWQEENKDEVIEYAADLAAELEEAGVRVELDDREHRNPGFKFNEHELNGVPLRVEIGPHEVDDGEATLAHRPDGEQETVGREGIAETVREHLDTVHGKLYASAEETLEGEIREADSREEILGTIGQHGGYVKCGWCGDEDCEDPIKDAIAAEIVMVPLDRDEEPIHDECAICGEDAEETAYFAKSY; translated from the coding sequence ATGAGCGGCGAGCAGGAACTCGGCATCACGGAGAGCAAGGAGCATTCACCCGGCGAGTGGTACGCCGAGGTCGTCCAGAAGGCCGGCCTCGCGGACTACGCCCCCATGGGCGGGTTCATCGTCACGCGACCGCGCGGCTACGCTATCTGGGAGCGCATTCAGGACAACCTCGACGGCTGGTTCAAGGACACCGGCGTCGAGAACGCCTACTTCCCGATGTTCATCCCCGAGTCGTACCTCGAACGGGAGAAGGACGTCGTCGAGGGGTTCGACCCCGAGGTGGCGTGGGTGACCCACGGCGGCAACGAGGAACTCGAAGAGCGACTGGCCGTGCGGCCCACCAGCGAGTCCATCATCGCGCCGTTCATGGCCGACTGGACCCGCTCGCACCGGGACCTCCCGATGCGGCTCAACCAGTGGTGTTCGGTCGTCCGGTGGGAGGCCACCGAGACCAAGCCGTTCTTCCGCACCAAGGAGTTCCTCTGGCAGGAGGGCCACACCGCCCACACCGACGAGGAGGGCGCGTGGGACGAGACGATGACCCGGCTGGAGCAGTACGCCCGCCTCTACGAGGACGTGATGGCGCTGCCGCCGCTGAAGGGCCGCAAGCCCGAACACGACAAGTTCCCCGGCGCGCACACGACCACCTCCATCGAGGCGCTGATGCCCGACGGGAAGTCGGTGCAGGCCGCGACCTCGCACTATCTTGGGACCTCCTTCGCGGAGGCGTTCGACATCACCTACGCCGACGCCGACGAGGACGAGAACACGGCTCACACCACGTCATGGGGCATCTCGTGGCGTGCGATGGGCGCGCTCATCATGACTCACTCCGACGACCAGGGACTCGTCCTGCCGCCCGCGCTGGCCCCCGACCAGGTCGTCGTCGTCCCCATCTGGCAGGAGGAGAACAAAGACGAGGTGATCGAATACGCCGCCGACCTCGCCGCGGAACTCGAAGAGGCGGGCGTCCGCGTCGAACTCGACGACCGCGAGCACCGCAATCCCGGTTTCAAGTTCAACGAACACGAGCTCAACGGCGTCCCGCTCCGGGTCGAGATCGGCCCCCACGAGGTCGACGACGGGGAGGCGACGCTCGCTCACCGCCCCGACGGCGAACAGGAGACCGTCGGCCGCGAGGGCATCGCCGAAACCGTTCGAGAGCACCTCGACACCGTCCACGGGAAACTGTACGCCAGCGCGGAGGAGACCTTAGAGGGCGAGATTCGGGAGGCTGACTCCCGAGAGGAGATCCTCGGCACCATCGGCCAGCACGGCGGCTACGTCAAATGCGGCTGGTGCGGCGACGAGGACTGCGAGGACCCAATCAAAGACGCCATCGCCGCCGAGATCGTGATGGTCCCCCTCGACCGCGACGAGGAGCCGATCCACGACGAGTGCGCGATCTGCGGTGAAGACGCCGAAGAGACGGCGTACTTCGCCAAGAGCTACTGA
- a CDS encoding CBS domain-containing protein, translated as MDDIFVGRLMSSPVQTVSADASAASVAEKMIAENISSVVVVDDAGQLEGIVTSTDFVRIAAQGGETDSIPVSEYMSTDVVTTTANESVESVADTLIANGIHHVPVTDETEGVVGMLTTTDLTAYVSGIEEPSPARAQN; from the coding sequence ATGGATGACATTTTTGTCGGTCGCCTGATGTCCTCGCCCGTACAGACGGTATCGGCGGACGCGTCGGCGGCGTCTGTCGCCGAGAAGATGATCGCGGAGAACATCAGTTCCGTCGTGGTCGTCGACGACGCGGGCCAACTGGAGGGGATCGTCACGTCGACTGACTTCGTTCGCATCGCCGCACAGGGCGGGGAGACGGACTCGATACCCGTCTCCGAGTACATGAGCACCGACGTCGTGACGACGACGGCCAACGAGTCCGTCGAATCCGTCGCTGACACCCTGATAGCGAACGGGATCCACCACGTCCCGGTCACCGACGAGACGGAGGGCGTCGTCGGGATGCTGACGACCACGGACCTCACCGCTTACGTCTCCGGTATCGAAGAGCCGTCGCCGGCACGCGCCCAGAACTAG
- the gltB gene encoding glutamate synthase large subunit yields the protein MVERHDSDEAASEAGLVDPTDSRSNCGVGVVMDLDGGSDHETVQDGLQLLENLEHRGTTGAEQNTGDGAGIMLQLPHDFFADELDADLPDPGEYAVGTLFLPRDEDDAAELKDLVETELADEGLDVLDWRDVPTDNADIGQTALDAEPAVAQFAVTSEDGKTDQELDNQLYVGRRVLENTVGEERPAGHERFYVVSLATDVVVYKGLLKAEQLPEYYPDLADERLTSTFAMVHARFSTNTLGAWHLAHPYRRIIHNGEFNTIQGNINWMRARETDIQSERFGDEIGKIKPIIDDPDQSDTASVDNALELLLQGGRDLPHALRMLIPEAWRGEMNDVTGDRRDFYDYHASLVEPWDGPALVAATDGERIGAVLDRNGLRPCRYDVLEDDTLVMSSEAGALDHDAGEIAERGRLQPGQCFLADPEEGRVIPDAEVFDDIGDEKYGEWVAEEQVDIDDIAAREDNTPQTEAAGLRSQQAMYGYTYDEVDHLIEPMAEKGKDPVGSMGDDTPLSVLSQFNRPLFTYFKQLFAQVTNPPLDYIREELVTSLESRLGYQRNLLDESQDHARQLVLDSPILTDEETAAIKDLDENGMSTAVVDITYERGTDLREAVEDVRAEADAAAEDHDVVVLSDRDAGPDRVPIPSLLAVGGVHHHLVRNGLRNHVGLVLESGDPRAVHHFATLIGYGAGAVNPYLSYQTIDDLVAGPDGADLSEAIDAYITAVEDGLLKTMAKMGISTVESYQGAQIFEAVGLSSDFIAEYFEGTTCRTEGIDIDDIEEDLLQRHDVAWSEEEPDMPRQGEYEFRSNGIHHQWNPETVGKIQQAVRMGDYGTYQEFAELINDQNEQLQTLRGLLELDSDRDSVPIEDVEPVDDIVKRFETAAMSLGSLSPEMHENNAIAMNRMGANANTGEGGEPPERFDTEKECTTKQVASGRFGVTAHYLESADELQIKMAQGSKPGEGGHLPGKKVNEMIAHVRYATPGVGLISPPPLHDIYSIEDLKQLIHDLKASNPEADINVKLVAEDGIGTIAAGVAKANADVVHISGHDGGTGASPKTSIKNAGLPWELGVAEANQMLRATGLRSRIKVTADGGMKTGRDVAVAALLGAEGYTFGTASLVTSGCVMARQCHENTCPVGIATQNENLRSRFPGEPQHVINYMTFVAQELREIMAELGFETIEEMIGRVGVLEQRDDVSQPKAEKIDLSSVIAEPVDNDGRYKQREQDHEVDEQLDWDLIDAAESAFESGEPVAVDTEVDNVDRAVGATLSNRICREYGGDGLPDDTVRVDLNGTAGQSFGAFLAQGVTMDLTGTANDYVGKGLSGGKLVVNTPAEASYEASENIVVGNVALYGATQGEAYINGQAGERFAVRNSGVKGVVEGVGDHGCEYMTGGAIVVLGDTGKNFAAGMSGGVAYVYDPEGNLADQANTGMVSIEEGLEGKDRGMISRLVENHAAYTGSEKAAALLDEWDAEVENFTKVMPDAYAEVISDRERDDVRNEPPAAASAPADAGDEVDFAASSDD from the coding sequence ATGGTTGAGCGACACGACAGCGACGAGGCTGCGAGCGAGGCCGGGCTCGTAGACCCCACGGATTCCCGGTCGAACTGCGGCGTCGGGGTCGTGATGGACCTCGACGGCGGCAGCGACCACGAGACGGTACAGGACGGCCTGCAACTCCTCGAGAACCTCGAACACCGAGGGACGACGGGGGCCGAACAGAACACCGGTGACGGCGCGGGCATCATGCTCCAGTTGCCCCACGACTTCTTCGCCGACGAGCTGGACGCCGATCTCCCCGACCCCGGCGAGTACGCCGTCGGGACGCTCTTTCTGCCGCGAGACGAGGACGACGCCGCCGAGCTGAAGGACTTAGTCGAGACGGAACTCGCCGACGAGGGACTCGACGTCCTGGACTGGCGCGACGTCCCGACGGACAACGCGGACATCGGACAGACCGCACTCGACGCCGAGCCCGCCGTCGCCCAGTTCGCGGTCACGTCCGAGGACGGCAAGACGGACCAGGAACTCGACAACCAGCTCTACGTCGGCCGCCGCGTCCTCGAGAACACCGTCGGCGAGGAGCGACCGGCCGGACACGAGCGCTTCTACGTCGTCTCGCTGGCGACAGACGTCGTCGTCTACAAGGGGCTGCTGAAGGCCGAACAGCTCCCCGAGTACTACCCGGACCTCGCCGACGAGCGCCTGACATCTACCTTCGCGATGGTCCACGCCCGCTTCTCGACGAACACGCTCGGCGCGTGGCACCTCGCACACCCCTACCGCCGCATCATCCACAACGGCGAGTTCAACACCATCCAGGGCAACATCAACTGGATGCGGGCCCGCGAGACGGACATCCAGAGCGAGCGCTTCGGTGATGAGATAGGAAAGATCAAGCCCATCATCGACGACCCCGACCAGTCCGACACCGCGAGCGTCGACAACGCGCTCGAACTCCTCTTACAGGGCGGCCGCGACCTTCCGCACGCGCTCCGGATGCTCATCCCCGAGGCGTGGCGCGGCGAGATGAACGACGTGACCGGCGACCGGCGCGACTTCTACGACTACCACGCCTCGCTGGTCGAACCGTGGGACGGCCCCGCGCTGGTCGCGGCGACCGACGGCGAGCGCATCGGTGCCGTCCTCGACCGGAACGGCCTGCGCCCCTGTCGCTACGACGTCTTGGAGGACGACACGCTCGTGATGTCCTCGGAGGCCGGCGCGCTCGACCACGACGCCGGTGAGATCGCCGAACGCGGCCGACTCCAGCCGGGGCAGTGTTTCCTCGCCGACCCCGAGGAAGGACGGGTCATCCCCGACGCCGAAGTGTTCGACGACATCGGCGACGAGAAGTACGGCGAGTGGGTCGCCGAGGAGCAGGTCGACATCGACGACATCGCCGCCCGCGAGGACAACACGCCCCAGACCGAGGCCGCCGGCCTGCGGAGCCAGCAGGCCATGTACGGCTACACCTACGACGAGGTGGACCACCTCATCGAACCGATGGCCGAGAAGGGGAAGGACCCGGTCGGGTCGATGGGCGACGACACGCCGCTGTCGGTGCTCTCGCAGTTCAATCGCCCGCTGTTCACCTACTTCAAGCAGCTGTTCGCGCAGGTCACCAACCCGCCGCTGGACTACATCCGCGAGGAACTGGTCACCTCGCTGGAGTCCCGACTCGGCTACCAGCGCAACCTACTGGACGAGTCGCAGGACCACGCCCGGCAACTCGTCCTCGACTCGCCCATCCTCACCGACGAGGAGACGGCGGCCATCAAGGACTTGGACGAGAACGGCATGTCGACGGCGGTCGTCGACATCACCTACGAGCGCGGCACCGACCTCCGCGAGGCCGTCGAGGACGTGCGCGCCGAGGCCGACGCCGCCGCGGAGGACCACGACGTCGTCGTCCTCTCGGACCGAGACGCCGGCCCGGACCGCGTTCCCATTCCGTCGCTGCTGGCGGTCGGCGGCGTCCACCACCACCTCGTCCGCAACGGCCTGCGCAACCACGTCGGGCTCGTCCTCGAGTCCGGCGACCCGCGTGCGGTCCATCACTTCGCGACGCTCATCGGCTACGGCGCGGGCGCGGTCAACCCCTACCTCTCCTATCAGACCATCGACGACCTCGTCGCCGGGCCGGACGGCGCGGACCTCTCGGAGGCCATCGACGCCTACATCACCGCCGTCGAGGACGGCCTGCTGAAGACGATGGCGAAGATGGGCATCTCCACCGTCGAGAGCTATCAGGGCGCCCAGATCTTCGAGGCCGTCGGCCTCTCCTCGGACTTCATCGCCGAGTACTTCGAGGGGACGACCTGCCGGACCGAGGGGATCGACATCGACGACATCGAGGAGGACCTCCTCCAGCGACACGACGTCGCCTGGAGCGAGGAGGAGCCCGACATGCCCCGACAGGGCGAGTACGAGTTCCGCTCGAACGGCATCCACCACCAGTGGAACCCCGAGACGGTCGGTAAGATCCAACAGGCCGTCCGGATGGGCGACTACGGGACCTACCAGGAGTTCGCCGAACTCATCAACGACCAGAACGAGCAGCTCCAGACGCTCCGGGGCCTGCTCGAACTGGACTCGGACCGCGACTCCGTCCCCATCGAGGACGTCGAACCCGTCGACGACATCGTGAAGCGCTTCGAGACGGCGGCGATGTCGCTCGGGTCGCTCTCCCCGGAGATGCACGAGAACAACGCCATCGCCATGAACCGGATGGGGGCCAACGCCAACACCGGCGAGGGCGGCGAACCGCCCGAGCGGTTCGACACCGAGAAGGAGTGCACGACCAAGCAGGTCGCCTCGGGTCGCTTCGGCGTCACCGCCCACTACCTCGAATCGGCCGACGAGCTCCAGATCAAGATGGCACAGGGGTCCAAACCCGGCGAGGGCGGTCACCTGCCCGGGAAGAAGGTCAACGAGATGATCGCCCACGTCCGCTACGCGACGCCGGGCGTCGGCCTCATCTCGCCGCCGCCGCTGCACGACATCTACTCCATCGAGGACCTCAAACAGCTCATCCACGACCTGAAGGCCAGCAATCCGGAGGCCGACATCAACGTCAAGTTGGTCGCCGAGGACGGCATCGGCACCATCGCGGCCGGCGTCGCCAAGGCCAACGCCGACGTGGTCCACATCTCGGGCCACGACGGCGGGACCGGCGCGTCGCCGAAGACCTCCATCAAGAACGCCGGCCTGCCGTGGGAACTGGGCGTCGCCGAGGCCAACCAGATGCTCCGCGCGACGGGGCTGCGCTCGCGCATCAAAGTCACCGCCGACGGCGGGATGAAGACCGGCCGCGACGTGGCCGTCGCCGCGTTGCTCGGTGCCGAGGGGTACACGTTCGGGACCGCCTCGCTGGTCACGTCCGGTTGCGTGATGGCCCGACAGTGCCACGAGAACACCTGCCCGGTCGGCATCGCCACGCAGAACGAGAATCTGCGGAGCCGGTTCCCCGGCGAGCCACAGCACGTCATCAACTACATGACGTTCGTCGCACAGGAGCTCCGCGAGATAATGGCCGAACTCGGCTTCGAGACTATCGAGGAGATGATCGGGCGGGTCGGCGTCCTCGAACAGCGAGACGACGTGAGCCAGCCGAAGGCCGAGAAGATCGACCTCTCGTCGGTCATCGCCGAGCCGGTCGACAACGACGGCCGCTACAAACAGCGCGAACAGGACCACGAGGTCGACGAACAGCTCGACTGGGACCTTATCGACGCGGCCGAGTCCGCCTTCGAGAGCGGCGAACCGGTCGCCGTCGACACCGAGGTGGACAACGTCGACCGGGCCGTCGGCGCGACGCTGTCGAACCGCATCTGCCGGGAGTACGGCGGCGACGGCCTGCCGGACGACACCGTCCGGGTCGACTTGAACGGGACGGCGGGCCAGTCCTTCGGCGCGTTCCTCGCGCAGGGCGTGACGATGGACCTCACCGGGACGGCCAACGACTACGTCGGCAAGGGGCTCTCCGGCGGCAAACTCGTCGTCAACACGCCCGCGGAGGCGTCCTACGAGGCCAGCGAGAACATCGTCGTCGGCAACGTCGCGCTGTACGGCGCGACCCAGGGCGAGGCCTACATCAACGGGCAGGCCGGCGAGCGCTTCGCCGTGCGAAACTCAGGCGTCAAGGGCGTCGTCGAGGGCGTCGGCGACCACGGCTGTGAGTACATGACTGGCGGTGCCATCGTCGTCCTCGGCGACACCGGCAAGAACTTCGCGGCCGGGATGTCCGGCGGCGTCGCCTACGTCTACGACCCCGAGGGTAACCTCGCCGACCAGGCCAACACCGGCATGGTCTCCATCGAGGAGGGCCTAGAGGGCAAGGACCGGGGGATGATCTCCCGCCTCGTCGAGAACCACGCGGCCTACACGGGCTCCGAGAAGGCGGCGGCGCTGTTAGACGAGTGGGACGCCGAAGTCGAGAACTTCACGAAGGTGATGCCCGACGCCTACGCCGAGGTCATCAGCGACCGGGAGCGCGACGACGTGCGCAACGAACCGCCCGCCGCCGCGTCGGCCCCGGCCGACGCCGGCGACGAGGTGGACTTCGCGGCCTCCTCCGACGACTGA
- a CDS encoding DUF7471 family protein produces the protein MAPSPNPTMIRPGHVGVHWGDFHADFAVVLAVSAVATAALCALGLAVYRRRGSRAYLLLALALVALVARPLVAGLAMLGTVSPATHHTLEHGADAVVVALVFGAVYYARSVEKRLDNEEDT, from the coding sequence GTGGCTCCGTCCCCAAACCCGACCATGATTCGGCCGGGTCACGTCGGCGTCCACTGGGGCGACTTCCACGCCGACTTCGCCGTCGTGCTCGCGGTGTCGGCCGTCGCGACGGCGGCGCTCTGTGCCCTCGGCCTCGCGGTGTACCGGCGGCGCGGATCGCGGGCCTATCTGTTGCTCGCGCTGGCGCTCGTCGCGCTGGTCGCCCGCCCGCTGGTGGCCGGGCTGGCGATGCTGGGGACCGTCAGTCCCGCGACCCACCACACGCTGGAACACGGGGCCGACGCCGTCGTCGTCGCGCTGGTGTTCGGGGCGGTCTACTACGCCCGCAGCGTCGAGAAGCGACTAGACAACGAGGAGGACACGTGA
- a CDS encoding Glu/Leu/Phe/Val family dehydrogenase translates to MGDSVNPFESFQEQVDEAAEHIEVDEGMLERLKNPERILETNLSVEMDDGSIEVFRAYRSQFNGDRGPYKGGIRYHPNVSRDEVKALSGWMAYKTATAGIPLGGGKGGIVIDPAEYSESELERITRAFAEELTPLIGEDRDIPAPDVNTGQREMNWIKDTYETLENTTEPGVITGKDISSGGSEGRVEATGRSTVIAAREAFDYLGRDISDATVAVQGYGNAGWISAKLAEELGADVVAVSDSSGGIYSEDGIDAVDAKRHKRETGSVVEYPDADEEITNDELLQLDVDLLIPAALENAIDEEIARGVQADVISEAANGPITPAGDDVLEDEDVLVVPDILANAGGVTVSYFEWVQNRQRFYWDEGRVNDELEEIMVDQFDTLVDAYEEHDLPSMRVAAYVVAIDRVVEAAEQADVWP, encoded by the coding sequence ATGGGAGATTCGGTCAACCCGTTCGAGAGCTTTCAGGAACAGGTAGACGAGGCCGCCGAGCACATCGAGGTCGACGAGGGAATGCTCGAGAGGCTCAAGAACCCGGAGCGGATCCTCGAAACGAACCTCTCGGTCGAGATGGACGACGGCTCTATCGAGGTGTTCCGCGCGTATCGCTCGCAGTTCAACGGCGACCGCGGCCCCTACAAGGGCGGCATCCGCTATCACCCGAACGTCTCCCGCGACGAGGTCAAGGCCCTCTCGGGGTGGATGGCGTACAAGACCGCGACGGCCGGCATCCCCCTCGGCGGCGGCAAGGGCGGCATCGTCATCGACCCCGCTGAGTACTCCGAATCCGAGCTGGAGCGCATCACTCGCGCCTTCGCGGAGGAACTGACGCCGCTCATCGGTGAGGACCGGGACATCCCCGCGCCGGACGTCAACACGGGCCAGCGCGAGATGAACTGGATCAAGGACACCTACGAGACCCTAGAGAACACGACCGAACCCGGCGTCATCACGGGGAAGGACATCTCGAGCGGGGGGAGCGAGGGCCGCGTCGAGGCGACCGGGCGCTCGACGGTCATCGCCGCCCGCGAGGCCTTCGATTACCTCGGCCGCGACATCTCGGACGCGACCGTCGCCGTCCAGGGCTACGGGAACGCCGGCTGGATCTCGGCGAAGCTCGCCGAGGAGCTCGGCGCGGACGTCGTCGCCGTCTCCGATTCCAGCGGCGGTATCTACAGCGAGGACGGCATCGACGCCGTCGACGCCAAGCGACACAAGCGAGAGACCGGGAGCGTCGTGGAGTACCCCGACGCGGACGAGGAGATCACCAACGACGAACTGCTCCAGCTGGACGTCGACCTGCTGATCCCGGCGGCGCTGGAGAACGCCATCGACGAGGAGATCGCACGGGGAGTTCAGGCCGACGTCATCTCCGAGGCGGCCAACGGCCCCATCACGCCGGCCGGTGACGACGTGCTCGAAGACGAGGACGTGCTCGTCGTCCCCGACATCCTGGCCAACGCCGGCGGCGTCACGGTCTCGTACTTCGAGTGGGTCCAGAACCGCCAGCGCTTCTACTGGGACGAGGGGCGCGTCAACGACGAACTCGAAGAGATCATGGTCGACCAGTTCGACACGCTCGTCGACGCCTACGAGGAACACGACCTCCCGAGCATGCGCGTCGCCGCCTACGTCGTCGCGATCGACCGCGTCGTCGAGGCGGCCGAACAGGCCGACGTCTGGCCGTAG
- a CDS encoding winged helix-turn-helix transcriptional regulator, which yields MNETRRRIRDHIERDPGVHFRELTRALDLGTGQVQYHLRKLDDVVGESVSGRKHYYPPGYDPWERRALALLRRETARDVVVTLLERETARPAAVADHLGIARSTLEHHLDGLAECGVVEKRRDAGRVTLALCRPEETARLLRSAEPTLPERLTDRFERLVDGLLEDP from the coding sequence ATGAACGAGACGCGGCGGCGCATCCGCGACCACATCGAGCGGGACCCCGGCGTCCACTTCCGGGAGCTGACCCGGGCGCTGGATCTCGGGACCGGACAAGTGCAGTACCACCTCCGGAAACTCGACGACGTCGTCGGTGAATCGGTCAGCGGTCGGAAGCACTACTACCCGCCGGGCTACGACCCGTGGGAGCGGCGCGCGCTGGCGCTCCTCCGGCGCGAGACGGCCCGCGACGTGGTCGTGACGCTGCTGGAGCGAGAGACCGCTCGACCCGCGGCCGTCGCCGACCACCTCGGGATCGCCCGGAGTACGCTCGAACACCACCTCGACGGGCTCGCGGAGTGCGGCGTGGTCGAGAAGCGCCGGGACGCCGGCCGCGTGACCCTCGCGCTCTGTCGGCCCGAGGAGACCGCTCGCCTCCTCCGTTCCGCCGAACCGACCCTCCCCGAACGGCTGACCGACCGGTTCGAGCGGCTGGTGGACGGGCTGCTGGAAGACCCGTAG
- a CDS encoding NAD-dependent epimerase/dehydratase family protein, with product MTIAVTGAASAVGDVVRDVFDEEERELYTQREAPHVDGAALDVTDESAFVEALDGTDTLLHLAWESASEGGWTSAHGENVRGTYNAFEAARRNDLDRIVVASTSHVVGMYNREDPGEMESLTEELSTVVGPEDPLRPDSYYGVAKAACEAIGSLYADRYGVDVVSLRLGWLMTEAELRATRAGPAARHRFARAMWLSPRDCRSLVSAAVRHALPTSPLVANAISRNEDRYLTLAETVVALDYQPRDDAAAVLAES from the coding sequence ATGACAATCGCAGTCACTGGGGCTGCCAGCGCGGTCGGTGACGTAGTCAGAGACGTATTCGACGAGGAGGAGCGAGAGCTATACACGCAGCGGGAAGCGCCGCACGTCGACGGGGCCGCTCTCGACGTGACCGACGAATCGGCGTTCGTCGAAGCGCTCGACGGAACCGACACGCTCCTTCATCTGGCGTGGGAGTCCGCGAGCGAGGGAGGGTGGACGTCCGCGCACGGCGAGAACGTCCGGGGAACGTACAACGCCTTCGAGGCCGCCCGCCGAAACGACCTCGATAGGATCGTCGTCGCCAGCACGAGTCACGTCGTCGGGATGTACAACCGCGAGGACCCCGGTGAGATGGAGTCGCTGACGGAGGAGCTGTCCACGGTGGTCGGCCCCGAGGATCCGCTCCGACCCGACTCGTACTACGGCGTCGCAAAGGCGGCCTGCGAGGCGATAGGGTCCCTCTACGCCGACCGGTACGGCGTCGACGTCGTCTCGCTCCGGCTCGGGTGGCTCATGACGGAGGCGGAGCTCCGCGCCACACGGGCCGGTCCGGCCGCTCGCCATCGGTTCGCTCGAGCGATGTGGTTGAGTCCGCGCGACTGCCGGTCCCTCGTCTCCGCCGCCGTTCGCCACGCGCTCCCGACCTCGCCGCTCGTCGCCAACGCCATCTCGCGGAACGAGGACCGGTATCTGACGCTGGCTGAGACGGTCGTAGCGCTCGATTACCAGCCGCGCGACGACGCGGCGGCAGTCCTCGCAGAATCGTAG
- a CDS encoding DUF7405 family protein, whose protein sequence is MTDRGISRREFAKSAVAIGGTAALAACLDRGAPDVPEGTDDPGGLPARQHAWNASLATDDAGNPRMPHHHVLLLLDYEGDGAPTDGDRRQVEEALTGLERAYEWSNEGLLFTLGYTPSYFERFESGPTGVELPAPKALAPFEDPAFDTPDALLHLASDHESVVLAAEEALKGNRETVNDREVSATFSGVFTESDRRTGFVGPGLPADNQDVEGIPDSDPVPEESPLFMGFKSGFKGNQASEDRVSVDSGPFANGATEHLSFIRLHLQQWYEQDSREQRVSKMFCPAHADEDRVEGVGENLGTDSGMDECPEDVVESSRREGVAGHSQKMTRVREDDSPLILRRDFDSTDGGEAGLHFLSLQRSIADFVNTRESMNGTDVAENSAVGQRVNNGILQYMTVERRGNYLLPPRDLRALPSADPSA, encoded by the coding sequence ATGACCGACCGCGGCATCTCCCGACGCGAGTTCGCCAAGAGCGCCGTCGCCATCGGCGGGACGGCCGCGCTCGCCGCCTGCCTCGACCGCGGCGCGCCCGACGTGCCCGAGGGGACGGACGACCCCGGCGGCTTGCCGGCCCGCCAGCACGCGTGGAACGCCTCCCTGGCGACCGACGACGCCGGCAACCCGCGCATGCCCCACCACCACGTCCTCCTGTTGCTCGACTACGAGGGCGACGGCGCGCCGACCGACGGCGACCGGAGACAGGTGGAGGAGGCACTGACCGGGCTCGAACGCGCCTACGAGTGGAGCAACGAGGGGCTGCTGTTCACGCTCGGGTACACGCCATCGTACTTCGAGCGCTTCGAGTCGGGGCCAACGGGCGTGGAGTTGCCGGCCCCGAAGGCCCTCGCCCCCTTCGAGGACCCCGCGTTCGACACGCCCGACGCGCTGTTGCACCTCGCCAGCGATCACGAGAGCGTCGTGCTGGCCGCCGAGGAGGCGCTGAAGGGCAACCGCGAGACGGTCAACGACCGCGAGGTGTCGGCGACGTTCTCGGGCGTCTTCACCGAGTCCGACCGTCGAACCGGCTTCGTCGGTCCCGGCCTGCCGGCGGACAATCAGGACGTCGAGGGGATTCCGGACTCCGACCCGGTCCCCGAGGAGTCGCCGCTGTTCATGGGCTTCAAATCCGGCTTCAAGGGAAATCAGGCCAGCGAGGACCGCGTGAGCGTCGACTCCGGCCCGTTCGCCAACGGCGCGACGGAGCACCTCTCGTTCATCCGCCTGCACCTCCAGCAGTGGTACGAACAGGACTCCCGAGAGCAGCGTGTCTCGAAGATGTTCTGCCCGGCCCACGCGGACGAGGACCGCGTCGAGGGCGTCGGCGAGAACCTCGGGACCGACAGCGGCATGGACGAGTGCCCGGAAGACGTCGTCGAGAGCAGCCGACGCGAGGGTGTCGCGGGCCACTCCCAGAAGATGACCCGGGTGCGCGAGGACGACAGTCCCCTGATACTCCGCCGGGACTTCGACTCGACGGACGGCGGCGAGGCGGGGCTTCACTTCCTCTCGCTCCAGCGGTCCATCGCCGACTTCGTGAACACGCGGGAGTCGATGAACGGCACCGACGTCGCCGAGAACTCGGCGGTCGGCCAGCGGGTCAACAACGGCATCCTGCAGTACATGACCGTCGAGCGCCGCGGGAACTACCTCCTGCCGCCGCGGGACCTGCGCGCGCTGCCGAGCGCCGACCCGAGCGCCTGA